A stretch of Patagioenas fasciata isolate bPatFas1 chromosome 4, bPatFas1.hap1, whole genome shotgun sequence DNA encodes these proteins:
- the LOC139825440 gene encoding uncharacterized protein has product MGQNISSEEKAIVKILLHILSMRGLKYEESNIRRLLVCCRTNGYPTEAEKAFKIELWDDIGQKLWDKVSDGDEEAKSLATTWKLIISTLKEFKAERAAVTGIFAALQPDKNSKNNCEAYPVHVFDTLLTPSPVVPLAPPMIQQSGAEGGKLPSGWPPVPSHDPGETKKSKELESDNLSKGLVKVENAKVVNKCNINSFTDLCPPSPLSILLTPTREQKEPPDKNWAKELCERSDQLLASESNSQQYQAMREVPETNKADKSFATVNQGPNENYMQFIDHLQETINKQIENLEVKEALVLKLAVENANVCYQHVICEFYSTYYVFLCTVSLKIKQLVRNVS; this is encoded by the coding sequence atggggcagaatatatcctctgaggaaaaagctatagttaagatcctcctgcatattctctctatgagaggacttaaatatgaagaaagtaacatacgtagactgttggtttgttgtagaactaacggctacccgacagaagctgagaaagcttttaaaattgaactttgggacgatatagggcagaaattatgggataaggttagcgacggagatgaagaagctaaatcattagcgactacatggaagcttataatttccaccttaaaagaatttaaggctgagcgggctgcggttactggaatttttgcagcgttacagcctgataagaactctaaaaataactgtgaagcttacccagttcatgttttcgataccctccttactccatcccctgttgtgcctttggcacccccaatgatacaacagtctggggcggagggaggaaaattaccgagtggatggcctcctgtaccatcacacgaccctggagagaccaagaagtccaaagaactggagtcagataatttgtcaaaaggactggtgaaagttgagaatgctaaagtcgtaaataagtgtaatatcaattcttttactgatttgtgtccgccttcaccgctttctatccttctaactcctacaagagaacagaaggagccgccggataagaactgggcaaaagaactgtgtgaaagatcagatcagctattagcgagtgaatccaacagtcagcaatatcaagctatgagagaggtgcctgaaaccaacaaagcagacaaatcatttgcaactgttaatcagggtcccaatgagaattacatgcaatttattgaccaccttcaagagaccatcaataagcagattgaaaacttagaagttaaggaagcactggtgttgaaattagcagtagaaaatgctaatgtttgctatcagcatgttatttgcgagttttacagtacatattatgtgttcctgtgtaccgtctctctgaaaatcaagcagcttgtcaggaatgtgagttaa